In Romboutsia lituseburensis, a genomic segment contains:
- a CDS encoding SIS domain-containing protein produces the protein MEKIGEQLLGIDLEKLNEINGLNTAKEILQQPKAWKEAVLKIKNNKNKIDDFMNNFFNIEDSRIILTGAGTSAFAGETCEPYLTNLLNKRVEAIATTDLVASPESYLIKGIPTLLISFARSGNSPESVHAVKLANQLVDNLYQVIITCNEDGKLAQNTKEDEKSLLLLMPKETNDLGFAMTSSFTTMVLSTMALFNISNIEMFVEDVDKLSVSVNNFLVNNTHKVSELVNEKFERIVYLGSSTSKAIARESALKILELTGGIVNSNYDTPLGFRHGPKSVIDNTTITVIYISNYDYTRMYDLDLTREMLAHRKEDKVVVVGCNIDKSISDKADYIFELDNINYSVENEALLPLQQIIFGQMLSFLKSINLNITPDNPCPTGEVNRVVQGVILHDLI, from the coding sequence ATGGAAAAAATAGGCGAGCAATTATTAGGTATAGATCTTGAGAAATTAAATGAAATAAATGGTTTAAATACAGCGAAAGAAATACTACAACAACCTAAAGCTTGGAAAGAAGCTGTTTTAAAGATTAAAAACAATAAAAATAAAATAGATGATTTTATGAATAATTTTTTTAATATAGAGGATAGTAGGATAATACTTACGGGTGCAGGAACATCAGCATTTGCAGGAGAAACTTGCGAGCCTTATTTAACTAACTTATTAAATAAGAGAGTAGAAGCTATAGCAACAACAGACTTGGTTGCAAGTCCAGAAAGTTATTTGATAAAAGGTATTCCAACGCTTTTGATATCATTTGCAAGATCAGGCAATTCACCGGAAAGTGTCCATGCAGTTAAATTAGCTAATCAACTTGTAGATAATTTATATCAAGTCATAATAACTTGTAACGAAGATGGTAAATTAGCACAAAACACTAAAGAAGATGAAAAAAGTTTATTATTATTAATGCCAAAAGAAACTAATGATTTAGGATTTGCTATGACAAGTAGTTTTACTACGATGGTCTTAAGTACAATGGCTCTATTTAATATTAGTAATATCGAAATGTTTGTAGAGGATGTTGATAAATTATCTGTAAGTGTTAACAATTTCTTAGTTAATAACACGCATAAAGTTAGTGAATTAGTGAATGAAAAATTTGAGAGAATAGTATATTTAGGATCATCAACATCTAAAGCTATAGCAAGAGAAAGCGCTCTTAAAATATTAGAATTAACAGGAGGTATAGTTAATTCAAATTATGATACACCACTTGGATTTAGACATGGACCAAAATCTGTAATAGATAATACTACAATAACTGTCATATATATATCTAATTATGATTATACAAGAATGTATGATTTAGATTTAACTAGAGAGATGTTAGCTCATAGAAAAGAAGATAAAGTTGTTGTTGTTGGGTGTAATATAGATAAAAGTATATCTGATAAAGCAGATTATATATTTGAACTAGATAATATAAATTATAGTGTAGAAAATGAAGCATTGCTTCCACTTCAACAAATCATATTTGGTCAAATGTTATCTTTCTTAAAATCAATTAATTTAAATATAACACCTGATAATCCATGTCCAACAGGAGAGGTAAATAGAGTTGTTCAAGGAGTAATATTACACGATTTAATTTAA
- the gatY gene encoding tagatose-bisphosphate aldolase subunit GatY, whose amino-acid sequence MSLNSTKEMLIKAQEQGYAIPAFNIHNLETIQVVLQAASDLKSPVILAATPSTVKYADENYLLAIIEKANEINDIPLTFHLDHHENVEDIKRIITLGCKSVMIDASKHEFRENVKIVTDIVDFAHKYGATVEAELGKLGGIEDELVVDEKDSFLTDPNEALEFVKLTGVDSLAVSIGTAHGLYKREPKLDFERLDKIRELVDIPLVLHGASGVPYNSVQTAINKGICKVNIATELKMPFSSAIKEYFNENPDASDPRQYLVPAKKAMYDVVVEKIKMCKCENKAYDYSYNV is encoded by the coding sequence ATGAGTTTAAATTCTACAAAGGAAATGTTAATAAAAGCACAAGAACAGGGATATGCAATACCTGCATTTAATATTCATAATTTAGAAACAATACAAGTTGTTTTACAAGCTGCAAGTGATTTGAAATCACCAGTAATACTTGCGGCAACACCTTCAACAGTCAAGTATGCAGATGAAAATTATTTATTAGCGATAATAGAAAAAGCAAATGAAATTAATGATATACCATTAACATTCCACTTAGATCATCATGAAAACGTAGAGGATATAAAAAGGATTATAACTCTTGGTTGTAAATCTGTAATGATAGATGCTTCAAAACACGAGTTTAGAGAAAATGTAAAAATAGTAACAGATATAGTAGACTTTGCACATAAGTACGGGGCAACTGTAGAAGCAGAACTTGGTAAATTAGGTGGTATAGAAGATGAATTAGTAGTAGATGAAAAAGATTCATTTTTAACAGATCCTAATGAAGCATTAGAGTTTGTTAAATTAACAGGGGTAGATTCTTTGGCTGTATCTATTGGAACTGCACATGGTTTATATAAGAGAGAGCCTAAGTTAGATTTTGAAAGGCTAGATAAAATAAGAGAGTTAGTAGATATACCATTAGTGCTTCACGGAGCATCAGGTGTACCTTATAATTCAGTACAAACAGCTATAAATAAAGGTATATGCAAGGTAAATATAGCTACAGAGCTTAAGATGCCGTTTTCAAGTGCTATAAAAGAATATTTTAATGAAAATCCTGATGCATCAGACCCAAGACAATATTTAGTTCCAGCAAAAAAAGCTATGTATGATGTAGTAGTTGAAAAAATAAAAATGTGTAAATGTGAGAATAAAGCATATGATTACAGTTATAACGTTTAA
- the pfkB gene encoding 1-phosphofructokinase: MITVITFNPSIDRLYKLDTFEIGMVQRASFVNSTAGGKGLNVAKVIKQLGENPRCLGFLGGYNGLYIKNELDKAGIVNNFTEIDGESRICLNIIDGDKNSTEILEKGPNINENNILDFESKLDKVLESSKVLVVSGSLSQGMPVDYYKRLGKICEKKGVKFILDTSGKSLEMAINENLYLIKPNRDELELLTHKKINNKEDAINASRFLLEKGVKNVCISMGKDGMIFLNKEHIYDVKIPKIEILNTVGSGDSSIAGFAYGVINDYSWEECLKLANSCGMSNALYMETGYINKKDIKIFSNEIKVSKYNLDN, translated from the coding sequence ATGATTACAGTTATAACGTTTAATCCATCCATAGACAGACTATATAAACTAGACACATTTGAAATAGGTATGGTCCAAAGAGCAAGCTTCGTAAATTCAACAGCAGGAGGAAAAGGATTAAATGTAGCTAAAGTTATAAAACAGTTAGGTGAAAATCCAAGATGTTTGGGATTTTTAGGTGGATATAATGGATTATATATAAAAAATGAATTAGATAAAGCTGGGATTGTTAATAATTTTACCGAAATAGACGGAGAAAGCAGAATTTGTTTAAATATCATAGATGGAGATAAAAATAGTACAGAGATACTTGAAAAAGGTCCTAATATTAACGAAAATAATATATTAGATTTTGAATCTAAATTAGATAAAGTTTTAGAGAGTAGTAAGGTTTTAGTAGTGTCAGGAAGTTTAAGCCAAGGGATGCCAGTTGATTATTATAAAAGATTAGGAAAAATTTGCGAAAAAAAAGGTGTAAAGTTCATATTAGATACAAGTGGAAAAAGTTTAGAAATGGCTATTAATGAAAATTTATATTTAATAAAGCCTAATAGAGACGAATTAGAATTATTAACACATAAAAAAATAAATAATAAAGAAGATGCCATAAATGCTTCGAGATTTCTTTTAGAGAAAGGTGTAAAAAATGTATGTATTTCAATGGGAAAAGATGGCATGATATTTTTAAATAAAGAGCACATATATGATGTTAAAATACCAAAAATAGAGATTCTAAATACCGTAGGAAGTGGAGATTCGTCTATCGCTGGATTTGCATATGGAGTGATAAATGATTATAGTTGGGAAGAGTGTTTAAAACTTGCTAATTCATGTGGAATGTCAAATGCATTATATATGGAAACTGGATATATAAATAAAAAAGATATAAAAATATTTTCAAATGAAATAAAAGTTAGTAAATATAATCTTGATAATTAA
- a CDS encoding N-acetylglucosamine kinase codes for MYYIGIDGGGTKTTFTIINEEGVKIDKLIYGTSHYEQIGFDGVEKILKNGIYNLLQQNDIQIDEIESVFLGLPGYGEVKSAKLRLDKIVKNILNNINFAIGNDVEVGFEGSLAGNCGINIVSGTGSIALGKDLNGKTVRCGGWGDYIGDEGSAHWIGKKTLEVFSKEADHRLDKGDLYYHIRDVLNINDDFEIIDYALNKIKKDRTKIAEFSSLCYDSAIRGDKNAIRIFNEAAYELSLLVKMIINELNFDDEILVSYSGGVFKSNQLILNPLKENLSEYNIKFIEPILEPSEGSCLLAYKLKNSNISNELINNLRKNIQKVKI; via the coding sequence ATGTATTATATAGGAATAGATGGTGGAGGAACTAAGACTACATTTACAATAATAAATGAAGAAGGTGTTAAAATAGATAAATTAATCTATGGAACAAGTCACTATGAACAAATTGGATTTGATGGAGTAGAAAAAATATTAAAAAATGGTATATATAATTTATTGCAACAAAATGATATACAAATAGATGAGATAGAATCTGTATTTTTAGGTCTGCCTGGATATGGGGAGGTTAAAAGCGCAAAATTAAGATTAGATAAAATAGTAAAAAATATATTAAATAATATTAATTTTGCAATTGGAAATGACGTTGAAGTTGGTTTTGAAGGATCTCTTGCAGGAAATTGTGGAATAAATATAGTAAGTGGAACCGGATCTATTGCACTAGGAAAAGACTTAAATGGAAAAACTGTAAGATGCGGTGGATGGGGGGATTATATAGGAGATGAAGGATCTGCGCACTGGATAGGTAAAAAAACATTAGAGGTGTTTTCAAAAGAGGCAGATCATAGATTAGATAAAGGTGATTTATATTATCATATAAGAGATGTTTTAAATATAAATGATGATTTTGAGATAATAGATTATGCACTTAATAAAATAAAAAAAGATAGAACTAAGATAGCTGAATTTTCTAGTTTATGTTATGATAGTGCAATAAGAGGGGATAAAAATGCTATTAGAATTTTTAATGAAGCCGCGTATGAATTAAGCTTATTAGTTAAAATGATAATAAATGAATTAAATTTCGATGATGAAATTTTAGTATCTTACTCAGGAGGAGTATTTAAAAGTAATCAATTAATATTAAATCCATTAAAAGAAAATCTAAGTGAATATAATATTAAATTTATAGAACCAATATTAGAACCTAGTGAAGGGTCATGTCTACTAGCTTATAAATTAAAAAATTCAAATATAAGTAATGAACTAATAAACAATTTGAGAAAAAATATTCAAAAAGTTAAGATATAA